The genomic interval TGCCGCAGCAGTTTTTCGTACTATCCCTTCTCTGATTTTAGGTATGAAAGACTTAGGGTTGCCCTCTATTTTCGAAGAAATGGCAAGCTATCCTAAGGGATTAGTACTGGTCACCGGACCTACAGGATCAGGAAAAAGTACAACGTTAGCTGCGATGATCGATTACATTAACTCAACTCGTTATGATCATATTTTGACCGTTGAAGATCCTATAGAGTTTCTTCACCAAAGTAAAAAATGTTTATTGAATCAGCGTGAAGTTCATCGGGATACGCTTAGTTTTAATGCAGCTTTGCGTTCCGCATTACGTGAAGATCCTGATGTTATTTTGGTAGGAGAATTACGCGATTTAGAGACGATTCGTCTAGCAATGACCGCAGCTGAAACAGGGCATTTAGTATTCGGTACCTTACATACTAATTCTGCAACAAAAACAATTAACCGAATAATTGACGTATTTCCGGCAGAAGAAAAGGCTATGGTTCGTTCAATGCTGTCTGAATCGCTACAAGCTGTCATTGCTCAGACTTTGTTGAAAAAAAATGGGGGTGGGAGAGTAGCTGCTTTAGAAATAATGATCTGCACAGGAGCTATTCGTAACTTAATTCGAGAGGATAAAGTCGCACAAATGTATTCTTCCATCCAAACTGGGCAAGCGAAAGGAATGCAAACTTTAGATCAACATTTAAAAGAACTGGTTAATAAAAATCTTATTTCACGTAATACGGCTTATGCAGTTGCTTTTGATAAGTCTTTATTTTAAATCTACAAATGGTACAAGTGATTTTTTATGTTATTAGCAATCAGAGTGGAATAATAATTGCTCTGGCGAAATTTTCTCGACAGAACGTATTCATTGAACCTTCCTAAAAAGTCTTGTTCATATCCTGTCTTGTACTATCAGTATTGATCATTTCTTCTTTTTTAGTAGTCTGTAAAACATCTTTCATCTTTTTAAAAGAATCCAACAATGAGTTTTTGGGTTTGAGTTCGCCTACTAGTTCTTTTATACCTTTAACATTAAAATTCCTATGATGATAGTTTTTCCATGCTAAGAATCTTTGGGCAGATTCAAGTGCTTGTTGTGGATTATTTTTAGCCATTTCTCTAAGTGCTTCTTCTACGCGAGGCCCTGTGACTTTGTTTTCGCGAATACCAAGTTCTGTAGGAAATGGTGGTTTATGAGGTTTTCCTTTCTCTGATACTTCGGGTTTTCCTGTATGTTCATGTATGTTTTGTAACTCATCTTTCACGCAACGACCCAAACAAACTTTAGTGGAATACTGAACAGCCTCCTGAAAACTCTTATTCAGTACTTCGGGGGGATATTTTATCCTCAGCTCAAGTTTGTGATCATTAATAACCTTTTGAACGGCAGGTTCTTTAAAAACATCCATTATTTCTCTCAGGCTATGGAATCCCTCATTCACTGCTCGTGCGACAAACGTCAGGACAATATTATCCACATGCTCTTGTAAATCAGGATCTTGAGGATGCTTTTCAATGAAAGCACCAGCGAGAGTCACCGTAGAGAAGGCTGTTCCTGATACAGAATTAACAAATGGAACATGGGTTTTAGTAGCAGAATAACCATCCTTCACTGCAGGGTTTAACGCATATGAATCAACAATTCTGTTTTGCTCTTCAGAGGTTCTTTCATTGAATGGCATGGCATGAATGGATTTCATAATACCTGGATTTTGACTGAATACATTATTTTCTTCGTTTGTTCCTCGCACTGGCTCATTAAGTCTGTCTTTGGTTTTATAAGCGGCAGGGCTATTGCGCCGAACAGCATTTCTCTTCAAGGTAAAATCTGGGGTCGTATCGCCTAATTCGCGTATGGTTCCCACAACACTTTTTGCTCCCTCCATGGTTGTAATTGCTACGTCGTCTTTACCTTTTCCAATGTCCTTATCATATAATCCTGGGTTTAATTCTTTTACCAAATCAGAAAGTTTTTGCATGCCATCGTAGAAAACCGGTGATTCCTCCTCCATAGATTCGAACAGATTCGTAGCAAATCTAGTTTCAAAATACCGTCTACTTTGATTTTCTATAGGGTTATCTGTAACATGTTTTTTTGCTTCTACAATAGTGGTCGATAACAGATGATTCTCACTAATTTCCCGATGGGTTTCACAAATTTTTTCAATCGCTAATATGGCCTTATCCTTCTCAAGATGAAGATAGTGGGTCATAATTTCATCTACTTCTTGCCTAACTTTTCCACCTAATTCCTTTTTTAGAAGAGCTGTGGTCAAAAGAATAAAATCAGAGGAATCTATTGGGTTTGCTTTTAGAGCTTGCAAATAAGCAGCTGTTTCATTTTTTTCACGCATAATATTTTCCTCTGCAGCATATATTTGGGCATATATTTAATTTTGTATATTTTTTGGATCTAATGATTAAAAATAATATCATTATTCTCTTAAGATAATATTAGGTAACGATCCTTAAGGTTTTTTGTACAGGCAGGATTATTGGCGTTTCAGTCTGGTAATAGGTTGCTTTAAAGACGTAAATTAGTTTATTGTTACCAACATAATGTACAATGTATGGCCTAAATGGTGTTTTAAATATCTAGAGAAGATTGATGTACCATAACTTGAAATTGGATGGCTTATCCCAAAAAGATTGCTTGCAGGCTATTAAAGAAATTCCTAATGAAGTCACTTGGCTGGTTTGGGGTTGGAATAATCTTGGTGGCAAAAGGACGGAGGAGTTAATCCCTCTTTTTCACGCATTGCCCACCAGAATCACCACCTTGGATTTGAGTGGAAATGACTTTGCCAACAAAAGCGAGGCAGAATTAAGTACTCTCTTTAAAACCCTACCTAATCACTTATCTACCCTTAATTTACGTTGGAATAAACTGAATCGTGTAAAAAGCACAGGATTAATCGCTATGTTCAATGCCTTGCCTAACAGCATAACGATGCTTCATCTAGGTGGAAATGATCTTGCGAACAAAACGTGCGCGGAGTTAGTCAATATTGTTAGCTCTTTGCCTGATAACGTTACTTCTCTTGCTGTGAGTCATAATAGCCTTGGGAAAAAAAACAGCGAAGAATTAGTCCTCATCTTTAAGGCAATGAAAAAAAAAGTGGCTGTTCTTGATTTAAGTGACAATGATCTTGGTGACAAGACGAGCGCGGAATTAATTGAGATCCTTAATGCTCTGCCTTCAAGTGTTACTTCACTAAATTTAAGCTCTAACAATCTAAATAAGAGATCTAAAGATGATTTAATTGCAATTTTACGTGCCTTACCAAAAAACATAAACTCACTTAATTTGAGTTCGAATCAATTAGGTGAGAAAAACAGCCAATAATTGGTCGATATGTTAAAATATATGCCAAAAAGTGTTGTCTCACTAATGTTGGGCAGCAACGGTCTCGGTAAAAAAAGCAGTGGCGAATTAGTTGCTATTTTAAATGAATTACCGAATAACTTAAGTTCGCTTGATTTGCGACGCAATAATCTTAGAGATAAAAATAGTTCGGAATGGTTAGAGATTTTTAATGCCTTACCAAAAACATTGTCCTCAGTGGATTTAAGTGGGAACTTTAGTAAAAAATCAAATGAGGAATTAATGATACTCCTGAATGTCTTGCCAAATCATGTGTCCTCACTTAATTTGAGTGCAAGTTTTTTGGGTGACAAGACAGAAGAACAATTAGTTAATATTATCAAAGCGTTGCCAAGCACAGTAACTTCCCTTAATTTGAGTGAGAACAACCTCAATAGCATAACATTTGCTAAAATTCTAAATGCTTTGTCACCCAGTGTGTCATCGCTTGATTTAAGTGGGAATGAGTTTGTTAAGAAAACCAGTAATGAATTAATTAACTTTTTTATTAGCCTTCCATCTCGTATACACAATATTCAACTCGATGATAGCCTCTTCAATGTCGATGACTTTCTATTAGCACAATCAGGGAGTAGCGCCGCGACACAGCGTGCTGTAGAACGATTGCTGACCGCCATACAACAGCCATTAACAGACGAAAACTGCTCTTTTGCGGAGATACTGTATACAGATTTTAGTAGTTTTCCTATAGAAATTGATGCTCGTAAAAAAGCACTCATAATCATCGAGTTATTAGCTCAGAATACACCTTGGGCATTGGTTGCTGCCGCATTGATACAACAAGAACGGATCCCTGTATTTTATGAGGAAGATGCAATCCCAGTAGAGCAATCTAACGCTCATGCAGAAATCTGTGCTTTTTCAGCCATTAGCTATTACATCCAGGCGTTACATCATCCCGATGCGGATGATCATAACAAAACTTTTTGTTGGGGAAGACTATGGCATATGCAACATGAGTACCCAGAGGGTAGCGTATTTACAACAGTCAACGATTTTATAAGAAACAATAGCAGTAGCGCTGAACTTTATTTGACTAAGTTGTTTCCCAATTATAACGCGATGAGGCATAACTTTGATAAGCATCAGGAAGAGGTAAAGACTGAGCCAATGCTACAGATTACAGAACCATCATTACTAAAAAGATTTTTTTATCATAAAGACGAGAAGCCAGCTCCTTGCGAGCAGGCTCTTAAGAAGTTTGAAAAATTCTCCGCTCCAGGAACTGCTTAGCTATCAGAACTTCAAGCGAAATAGAGCCCATTTTTATAGGGCAGCCGTCCCTCCGAAACCGACACTGCTCCAGTCATCCGCCAAGCTTGCAAGCTTGTTCACCTCACTCTGCTTAAATCTTATCTAGAACTTGGCGGATGACGCTAGACTTTATTCCATTAAGACTTCTTTATGCTTTTTTCTGGATTTCGATTAATTGTGGGATACCTATTTCAGCTAATGCAAGCATATTGTTCAGCTCATCTCGATTGAAATGCCGGTCTTCTGCGGTGCCTTGGATCTCAATAAAATGTCCTGCTTCATTCATGACAATATTCATATCGGTTTCAGCAAGTACATCTTCCGCATAATCTAAATCAAGTACAGCTTGCCCGCGATAAAGTCCAACAGAAACGGCAGCTATATAGTTAAATGTAGGCATTTTACGTATTTTTTCTCGTTCTACCATCCAACTGATTGCATCTCTCATGGCGACACAAGAACCAGTAATTGCTGCTGTTCTTGTTCCGCCATCAGCCTGAATTACATCGCAATCCAGGGTAATTGTATTTTCACCTAAGAATTTTAAATCAACGCAAGCTCTTAAAGATCGGCCTATTAAACGTTGAATTTCCATGGTTCTACCACCTTGCTTTCCCTTGCTTGCTTCACGTTCGGTACGACTATGTGTTGCCCGTGGCAACATCCCATATTCTGCGGTTACCCAGCCTTGATTTTTTCCCTTAATAAAACGCGGAACTCCTTCGGTAACGGAAGCATTACATAACACTTTGGTTTGTCCAAACTCGACAAGGACAGAGCCTTCAGCGTGTTTTGTATAGTTTCGGGTTAATTGAATGGGACGTAATTGGTTTGCTTCACGATTACTGGGGCGCATGAAATAATCCTCGCTAAAATCTTAGAGTATAACGTGTTACTCTTTGAGTTGCATCTTAAACTTATTGTTAATTTCAAGTAGCCTCTCTCTGTCCAATTCCTTTAAATTGGGGTATATTCGCGCAAGGTTTGTTTATTGGTATCAATATGCTACAAAGTATGACAGCTTTTGCCCGTGTGCAAAAACAGATTGAAGAAGGTCATTTTTGCTGGGAAATTAAATCAGTTAATCATCGGTATTTGGATGTTTCATTTCGTCTGCCTGAGTCTTTTCGATTTATAGAGCCTCATTTGCGCAATGAATTGCGCGATAAAATAAGTCGGGGAAAATTAGAATGTCAACTTAAATACCAAGACACAGGTTTTAATAATCAAGCTATGCTTATAAATAGAGGCATGGTTGATGCATTAATAGATTTGGGTGATAAGTTATCCGTATCACATCGTTTGACCAATGATTTGAGCGTCACTCGGGTTTTATCTTGGCCTGGCGTGGTTCAAGTCAGCACTCCAGATGCTGATTCTTTAGGAGAGCAGGCAATCGCTTTATTTAAACACACCATTGAACAATTAATGCAAATGCGAATTGCCGAAGGCAATGCATTAAAAGAGCATGTGGAAAGTCGTCTAAGTGATTTAGGCAGAGAAGTTGAACGCGCGCGAACTACAGCATCTCAGCAAGTGGAACAAGCTAAAAATAAATTGTTAACACGCTTGCAATCATTGCAAATTGAAGTGCAAGAATCACGCATAGAGCAAGAAATAGCCTTGATTTTAACTCGCCTTGATGTCAGTGAAGAATTAGACAGATTACAAACTCACCTTAATGAAGTGAACCGGGCGTTAAATTGCGATAAAATAGTTGGAAGACGGCTTGATTTTTTAATGCAGGAGTTAAATAGGGAGGCGAATACGCTCAGCTCAAAATCTGATTCTGTAGCTTTAACTCAGATTGCAGTTGAGATGAAAGTCTTAATTGAGCAAATGCGTGAGCAAATTCAAAATATTGAGTGAGTACTATTGTGGGTGATTATTTAGGTAATTTGTTTATAGTAGCTGCACCTTCAGGAGGGGGCAAAACCAGTTTGGTAAGAAGATTAGTTGAAACTCTTGACAGTATTGAGGTCTCTATTTCACATACGACACGATCAATGCGTCCAGGAGAACAACATGGAAAAGATTACTTTTTTGTTGATGAAAAAGAATTTACCTGTATGGTTGATGAATGTGCATTTTTAGAATACGCTCGAGTTTTTAATCATCTATATGGAACGTCGATGGAGCAAATTACCAAACGTCTGCATGAAGGAATCGATGTGGTTTTGGATATTGATTGGCAAGGAGCGCAGCAAATCAGACATTCTTTTCCAGATGCGGTGAGTATTTTCATTGTGCCGCCATCCTTAGAAGAATTGAAACAAAGGTTGTTGAATCGACGTCAAGATAAAGATGAAGTAATTAGCGATCGAATGAAAAAAGCACAGGATGAACTCAGTCATTATTCTGAATTTAATTATTTAATCGTTAACGATAATTTTGAAAGAGCGGCGATGGAATTAGGTGCAATTGTGCTTGCAAACCGCTTACGTATCGAGCGGCAGATAAAGAAACAATCAAAATTACTTTCTTTCCTGATGTCATCGCAGTAAAATAAGAAGTTTTGCTACTGGAGAATGAGAATTATGGCACGAGTTACAGTTGAAGATTGCTTAGAGCACGTTGCAAATCGATTTGAATTAGTTATGGTGGCTACCAAACGTGCACGACAAATTGCTGTGCGGGGCGATCAACCAATGGTTGAATGGGAAAATGATAAGCCAACTGTAGTGGCTTTACGCGAAATTGCAGAAGGTTTAGTTACTGCTGAAATTTTGGATAAAGAGTAGGACAGGTTGCAATTTTATTCACTTGTCCAAAGTGTCTTGTTTTCCTGCATTTAGTACCCATATACTTCGTGTATGTTGTACTGTGTGTGCTATGATGCTCGAAAATCAAGTCATTTTGACTCAAGATAGCAAGTTATCAAGAAATCTATTTCTTTGTGCAATGCAGTAAAGGAGGGGATGCCCTATACTGTAAATGAGAGGTGAGGTCATGTTAGATACTAGGGAGTACTGCGTGAGCTACTTTAAGGAGCTCGATGAAGAGCTAAAATGCTATCTTGAGCAGTCACAAATAGAAAAATGCTATCAGGCCTATTTAGTCGCTGAAAAAGCGCATCAAGGTCAAACCCGTCGCTCAGGCGAGCCATATATTACTCATCCTGTAGCCGCTGCTTTAATTCTTGCACGAATGCGTCTCGATTATCAAACTATTATGGCCACTTTGCTCCATGATGTAGTTGAAGATACTGCGGTGAGCAAAGAGGATTTAACTCGCCAATTTGGAGAAGAAGTTACTTCTCTTGTTGATGGCGTAACGAAGCTGACTAAAATTAAATTTGAATCAAAAGCAGAAGCCCAAGCGGAAAATTTCCGCAAGATGGTTTTGGCTATGGTTAAAGATATTCGTGTCATTATTGTGAAGTTAGCCGATCGCTTGCACAATATGAAAACACTTGGAGCAATGCCTTATGCAAAACGCAGACGCATTGCTATAGAAACTCTAGAAATCTATGCGCCTATTGCAAACCGTCTGGGCATGCATTCAATTTATGTAGGTCTTGAAGATTTAGGATTTCAAGCGCTCTACCCTATGCGTTATAGAGCAATTAAATCAGCTGTAGAAAAGTCTCGTGGCAACCGTCGTGAGTTAACTCAAACCATAGAAAGAGATTTGCAGCTTGCACTGGCCCAGTTAAATATTCCGTACGAACAAGTATTTGGCAGACAAAAGCATTTATACAGTATTTATCGAAAGATGCGTCAAAAAAAAGCTTCATTTACCGAGATTACCGATGTATTTGCATTTCGCGTGATCACTGAGGATATTGACTCTTGTTACCGCATTTTAGGTGCATTACATTGTACCTATAAACCTGTCCCGCAACGGTTTAAAGATTATATTGGCATTCCCAAGGCAAATGGATACCAATCTTTACATACGACTTTGTTTGGTCCTTTTGGAGTGCCTCTAGAGGTGCAAATACGTACTCGTGATATGGATAAAGTGGCTGATAATGGAGTAGCCGCTCATTGGATTTATAAGTCTTCTGGTCTTGAAGTGAATGAAGCTCAGCTGCGGGCAAGAGAATGGGTGCAAAGTTTATTAGAAATGCAGCGCAGTACGGGTAATTCATTAGAATTTATTGAAAATGTGAAAATTGATTTATTTCCAGATGAAGTATATGTTTTTACTCCAAAAGGACACATTATGGAATTACCTAAAGGAGCTACTCCTGTTGATTTTGCATATTCCGTGCATTCGGGAGTTGGAAACAGTTGTGTTGCTGCTAAAGTAAATAGAAAATTAGTTCCACTGAGTATTCCTTTATCGAATGGCCAAACGGTAGAGATTGTTACTGCGCCGGG from Legionella sainthelensi carries:
- the rpoZ gene encoding DNA-directed RNA polymerase subunit omega codes for the protein MARVTVEDCLEHVANRFELVMVATKRARQIAVRGDQPMVEWENDKPTVVALREIAEGLVTAEILDKE
- the gmk gene encoding guanylate kinase, which gives rise to MVGDYLGNLFIVAAPSGGGKTSLVRRLVETLDSIEVSISHTTRSMRPGEQHGKDYFFVDEKEFTCMVDECAFLEYARVFNHLYGTSMEQITKRLHEGIDVVLDIDWQGAQQIRHSFPDAVSIFIVPPSLEELKQRLLNRRQDKDEVISDRMKKAQDELSHYSEFNYLIVNDNFERAAMELGAIVLANRLRIERQIKKQSKLLSFLMSSQ
- a CDS encoding type IV pilus twitching motility protein PilT; the protein is MDIAELLAFSVKNKSSDLHLSAGLPPMIRVDGDLRKINLPPLEHKEVIKIIYDVMNDRQRKEFEEFLETDFSFEIANLSRFRVNVFNQSRGAAAVFRTIPSLILGMKDLGLPSIFEEMASYPKGLVLVTGPTGSGKSTTLAAMIDYINSTRYDHILTVEDPIEFLHQSKKCLLNQREVHRDTLSFNAALRSALREDPDVILVGELRDLETIRLAMTAAETGHLVFGTLHTNSATKTINRIIDVFPAEEKAMVRSMLSESLQAVIAQTLLKKNGGGRVAALEIMICTGAIRNLIREDKVAQMYSSIQTGQAKGMQTLDQHLKELVNKNLISRNTAYAVAFDKSLF
- the rph gene encoding ribonuclease PH, which codes for MRPSNREANQLRPIQLTRNYTKHAEGSVLVEFGQTKVLCNASVTEGVPRFIKGKNQGWVTAEYGMLPRATHSRTEREASKGKQGGRTMEIQRLIGRSLRACVDLKFLGENTITLDCDVIQADGGTRTAAITGSCVAMRDAISWMVEREKIRKMPTFNYIAAVSVGLYRGQAVLDLDYAEDVLAETDMNIVMNEAGHFIEIQGTAEDRHFNRDELNNMLALAEIGIPQLIEIQKKA
- a CDS encoding YicC/YloC family endoribonuclease — its product is MLQSMTAFARVQKQIEEGHFCWEIKSVNHRYLDVSFRLPESFRFIEPHLRNELRDKISRGKLECQLKYQDTGFNNQAMLINRGMVDALIDLGDKLSVSHRLTNDLSVTRVLSWPGVVQVSTPDADSLGEQAIALFKHTIEQLMQMRIAEGNALKEHVESRLSDLGREVERARTTASQQVEQAKNKLLTRLQSLQIEVQESRIEQEIALILTRLDVSEELDRLQTHLNEVNRALNCDKIVGRRLDFLMQELNREANTLSSKSDSVALTQIAVEMKVLIEQMREQIQNIE